A genomic stretch from Budorcas taxicolor isolate Tak-1 chromosome 15, Takin1.1, whole genome shotgun sequence includes:
- the LOC128059892 gene encoding olfactory receptor 52K2-like translates to MLDYNRSNLQLTTFLLLGIPGLEDAHLWISIPFCLVYLLSLMGNVALLLIIKTDRKLHEPMYLFLCMLSVADLTLTSSTLPKILSLFWFNDREIYFEACLTQMYFIHSLSTMESGFILAMAFDRFIAICHPLKHSTILTPAVIVGLGLLIVFRGAVLLSPHPFLLRWLSYCKTNVISHTYCEFMALIKLVCSETKIRRAYSLIVAFLTGGLDFILIICSYVLILFTVFNLPSKAARLKTLSTCVSHVWVILVFYTPAFFSFLTHRFGHHIVPPVHIFIANIYLLIPPMMNPIIYGVKSKRIREGFLKFLTIKCVQLCKVCESPDHQQR, encoded by the coding sequence ATGCTAGACTACAACAGGAGCAACCTTCAACTTACCACCTTCCTGCTACTTGGCATTCCAGGATTGGAGGATGCTCACCTATGGATCTCCATCCCCTTCTGTCTGGTCTACCTACTGTCACTGATGGGGAATGTTGCTCTTTTGTTAATTATCAAGACAGATCGCAAACTGCACGAACCTATGTACCTCTTTCTATGCATGCTCTCAGTTGCGGATTTGACGCTTACTTCTTCTACACTTCCCAAGATACTCAGTCTCTTCTGGTTCAATGACAGAGAGATCTACTTTGAAGCCTGCCTTACTCAAATGTATTTTATCCATTCTCTGTCTACTATGGAATCTGGATTTATCTTGGCCATGGCTTTTGACCGATTTATAGCTATCTGCCACCCCCTAAAACATTCCACTATCTTAACACCTGCAGTGATTGTAGGCTTGGGTTTGCTTATTGTCTTCAGAGGAGCTGTACTTCTCAGTCCACACCCCTTTCTACTAAGATGGCTTTCCTACTGCAAAACTAATGTCATCTCCCATACTTACTGTGAGTTTATGGCCCTGATAAAGCTGGTTTGCTCTGAGACCAAGATTCGTAGAGCCTACAGCCTAATTGTGGCATTCCTGACAGGAGGATTGGATTTCATACTGATCATCTGTTCTTATGTCCTTATTCTTTTCACAGTCTTCAATCTCCCATCCAAAGCTGCCCGCCTCAAGACCTTGAGTACCTGTGTCTCTCATGTATGGGTCATTTTGGTGTTTTATACAccagcttttttctcttttctcactcATAGGTTTGGTCACCACATTGTTCCACCTGTCCACATTTTTATAGCCAATATATACCTTCTCATTCCACCCATGATGAATCCTATTATTTATGGTGTTAAAAGCAAAAGAATCAGGGAAGGATTCCTTAAATTCTTAACAATCAAATGTGTTCAACTTTGCAAAGTTTGTGAGTCCCCAGATCATCAACAGAGATAA